The region GTTGGCCAGCCGCCCCCCGGTCTGGGTGACGGCGTGTTCCTCGGCGGCGGTCACGGTGGCCACGGTCAGCGCGGTGACCAGGGGACCGGCGGTGCCGGCCCCTTCCTTCGACAGCGCGTAGAGGGTGTGCTTGCCGCGCACGAACGCCTGGGGATCGAACTGCGGGCGATCGTCGTTGGGGCCTGTGGGGTTGACCCAGGCGGCGATCTTCTCGTTCTTGAGGCATGCGGCCATCTGCAGGGCGGTGGAGTAGACGCTGCCCCGGTACTTCTCCGGTTGCTGGATCGTGCTGGCCACCGAGTCGGCTTCCTTGGTCAACCCGTGCTCATCGAGCAGTAGTGCCGGGGTCTCATCGGTGGAGCGGGTCAGCCAGTAGTGCACCCGCTCGATGGGCTCCCCGCCCACGGCGGCCGCGAGCAGCAGTCCGGCCAGGAGGTCCTTGCCGGCGGAGTCGAAGTGACCATCGCCCTTGGCGCCGACGTCTCGGGAGCCAGCGGCGAAGTTGTTCGCTATCTCGGCGGCGCGTTCACTGTCGGTGACGTAGGTCAGCGGGTTCCACCACCAGGTCGGGGCCTCCCCCGCGACTCCCTGAGGGTCGAAGACCCACACGTCGCCGCCTTCGGCGCGCAGGTCGCGGGTCAGGTCGGAGAGGTCGCGTTTGTTGGAGGTGGCGATCACCGGGCCCGGGGCCTCGATGATGGACGGGGCCGCCTGGGAGGTGGTCTTGCCGGTACGGGTGCCCCAGATGTGCAGGAGGGTGTCCTCCCAAGAGGCGTAGAGGGTGTGGCCACCGCGGACCATCGTCCCGAGCATCACCCCTGGGGTGTCGACGCCGAAGCGCACGGCCTTGGCCATCGCCTGCTTCTGGGTGAAGGGGGCGACGTCGCGTACCGAGGCCATGCGCGGTGCGGCGCGGTCGTGCTTGACGACCTTCTGGGCCTTCTGGTGGCGTGTGAGACCCCACAGCACGACCAGTGCTGCCGCCACCAGCCCGAGGGCGGCGGCCAGGACGATCTCGGTGGTGCGCCACGGAAGGTCTCCGGTGACCACACCCAGGGACCGTTCCCAGTACCCGGTGGGCAGCGGGTTGGTGCGCGGGGTGAGGGCATGTCCGGCGGTGTTCACCACGTAGAGGATCGCGGGGATACCGACCAGAGCGAAGAGCAGGGTGAGCAGTAGGGCGACCTCGCCGCCGCCGGTCTTGTATTTGCGGTCCAGGGAGCTCATCGTTCGCCCCTCTCCTGGGCGGCGCGGGACTTGGCCTCGTGCCACTTCTTCTCGGTGTCGTGGACCTGGGAGCGGCGCTCGGTGGGGGTGAACTCCATCGAGAACGGGATCCCGGCCCTCGCGCCGACCTTGATGAAGAACTTCCCCTGGCCCGGCGGCGGGGAGGTGGTGCGGTCGTCGAAGTACCATTCCCGGTTGGCGGGGTCTTCCAGCCAGGCCCGCAGCTCGGCCTCGTTGATGGCCGATGCGTCGGTGGGGGTGTACACGTCGTCGTTGGTGTACTGGATCTCCTCATCACCCCGGCGGTTCCAGGCGGGCGGGTCCTGCCAGGCGGCGAGTTGTTCCTGCTCGCGCATCGACAGCGGCACGGACTCGGTCAGCAGCGACATCTCGGATTTGGCCAGCCCACCGAGGATCTTGATCCCGCAGCGGTCCATGATGCCCTTGGCCTTCGCCCGGTCCTCTTCACCACGCACGGCCAGAAGATCGGAGGGGGTGTGGGAGGCCATGATCTGTCCGACCCCCATCTCCCGGTTCAGTCGGGTCAGGGCGTTGACCTGATCGACGATGCCGGGTCCGGCCGCCAGGGTGTTCCACAGCTCATCGAGGATGAGCAGGAAGCGTTGGCGTTCGATCACGCGATCGTCGGCGAGCATGTTGGAGGTCCGCACCGTTCCGGTGCC is a window of Kocuria flava DNA encoding:
- a CDS encoding type IV secretory system conjugative DNA transfer family protein; the encoded protein is MSSLDRKYKTGGGEVALLLTLLFALVGIPAILYVVNTAGHALTPRTNPLPTGYWERSLGVVTGDLPWRTTEIVLAAALGLVAAALVVLWGLTRHQKAQKVVKHDRAAPRMASVRDVAPFTQKQAMAKAVRFGVDTPGVMLGTMVRGGHTLYASWEDTLLHIWGTRTGKTTSQAAPSIIEAPGPVIATSNKRDLSDLTRDLRAEGGDVWVFDPQGVAGEAPTWWWNPLTYVTDSERAAEIANNFAAGSRDVGAKGDGHFDSAGKDLLAGLLLAAAVGGEPIERVHYWLTRSTDETPALLLDEHGLTKEADSVASTIQQPEKYRGSVYSTALQMAACLKNEKIAAWVNPTGPNDDRPQFDPQAFVRGKHTLYALSKEGAGTAGPLVTALTVATVTAAEEHAVTQTGGRLANPMLCVLDEAANVCRWMNLPNLYSHYGSRGIVVSTFLQSWSQGVDVWGESGMRKLFSTANVVTYGGNVKEEGYLKMLSELIGKYTYTSVSSSRQKDSGSTSRQDATDDIMSVADLSALPKGRAVMFGSGARAVLLRTIPIDHRPYAEASKASEEAHNRPTVDTVDHEPTAPAAEPVAPEPGLSL